The Tenrec ecaudatus isolate mTenEca1 chromosome 6, mTenEca1.hap1, whole genome shotgun sequence genome has a window encoding:
- the ACBD7 gene encoding acyl-CoA-binding domain-containing protein 7 isoform X2: MSLQADFDRVAGDVRKLKAKPNDEELKEIYGLYKQSVVGDINIECPGPLDLKGQAKWQAWSTHKGLSKEDAMGAYISKARELIEKYGI, encoded by the exons ATGTCTCTACAG GCTGATTTTGATAGAGTCGCAGGAGACGTGAGGAAACTGAAGGCCAAGCCCAATGACGAAGAACTGAAAGAAATCTATGGGCTCTACAAGCAGTCTGTGGTTGGAGACATTAACATTG AATGTCCGGGACCGTTAGATTTAAAGGGCCAGGCGAAATGGCAAGCCTGGAGCACCCACAAAG gGTTGTCAAAGGAAGATGCTATGGGGGCCTACATCTCTAAAGCCAGAGAACTGATCGAGAAATATGGAATCTAA
- the ACBD7 gene encoding acyl-CoA-binding domain-containing protein 7 isoform X1 — MSRLATMEADFDRVAGDVRKLKAKPNDEELKEIYGLYKQSVVGDINIECPGPLDLKGQAKWQAWSTHKGLSKEDAMGAYISKARELIEKYGI; from the exons GCTGATTTTGATAGAGTCGCAGGAGACGTGAGGAAACTGAAGGCCAAGCCCAATGACGAAGAACTGAAAGAAATCTATGGGCTCTACAAGCAGTCTGTGGTTGGAGACATTAACATTG AATGTCCGGGACCGTTAGATTTAAAGGGCCAGGCGAAATGGCAAGCCTGGAGCACCCACAAAG gGTTGTCAAAGGAAGATGCTATGGGGGCCTACATCTCTAAAGCCAGAGAACTGATCGAGAAATATGGAATCTAA
- the OLAH gene encoding S-acyl fatty acid synthase thioesterase, medium chain, translating to MFDIFAFFPRNEKIVSCLYQNPDAIFRLICFPWAGSGSIYFAKWGQKVHDLLEVHSIRLAGRESRSEEPFSRDINQAVDEIVCALLPLLRDKSFAFFGHSMGAHLAFMTARQLKEQYHLEPMHFFVSSASPPQAVLSCDMSCIFGSEDTIINNVEAWKDVTSGNVGMYHRPGGHFYLLEPSNEDFIQNYITQSLQLSTMAY from the exons ATGTTCGATATATTTGCATTTTTCCCTAGGAATGAGAAGATTGTGAGCTGCTTATACCAGAATCCTGATGCAATTTTTAGACTAATTTGCTTTCCCTGGGCAGGAAGTGGCTCCATTTATTTTGCTAAATGGGGCCAAAAGGTTCATGATTTACTGGAAG TGCACTCCATAAGGCTGGCTGGAAGAGAGAGTCGATCCGAAGAACCGTTTTCAAGGGATATCAACCAGGCAGTTGATGAAATTGTCTgtgctctgctgcctcttctccgGGATAAGTCATTTGCATTTTTTGGCCACAG TATGGGAGCCCATCTTGCCTTTATGACTGCAAGACAACTCAAAGAGCAATATCATCTGGAGCCAATGCATTTCTTTGTATCAAGTGCAAGTCCTCCTCAG GCTGTTCTTTCATGTGACATGTCATGTATTTTTGGATCTGAAGATACAATAATAAACAATGTAGAAG CCTGGAAAGACGTGACCAGTGGGAATGTTGGCATGTACCACCGCCCAGGGGGCCACTTTTACCTCCTGGAGCCTTCCAACGAAGACTTCATCCAGAACTACATAACCCAAAGTCTCCAACTATCCACCATGGCCTACTAG